The Amycolatopsis sp. QT-25 genomic sequence CGTGCGACCACCAGTTCGCCGTCCAGCACGATCCGCTCGGGCAGCGTGGCCTTCAGCCGCTCGACGACCTCGGGGAAGTACCGGTTGAGCGGCTTCTCCGACCGTGATTGCAGCGTCAGTTCGTCGCCGTCGCGGAACACCAGGCAGCGGTACCCGTCCCATTTCGGCTCGAACAGCAGCCCGCCGGAATCGGGGATCGCCTTCGCCGGTTTGGCGAGCATCGGCCTGATCGGCGGCGTCAAGGGAAGGGACATGACGGCCATTCTCGCCGTATCGGCGCGGTCAGCGCACCCGTTGCGGTGCCGTCGTGTCGAGTTCGATCCGGACGGCGGTCGGCAGGACCTCGACCCCGAGTGACTCCCGCGCGCGGACCAGCACCGTGCGGTCGAGCTGCTCCCAGACCCGTTTCAGGTCGGTGCCCTCGCGTAGCCAGAGGGTGATCCGCAACGCCGGGTTCTCCTTGTCGCCGACCGCGCGGACCCGGGCGCGCCCGACCCCCTCGACGGTCTCGGCGTCGACGCGGACGGCCTCGGAAATGGCCGAAGAGGTCACCACGAGATCTTCGTCGAGTTCGAGGTCCGGACGGCCTTCCGGGCGCAGCGACCGGAAGAACCACCACAGTCCCAGCCACAGCAGAAGGACACCGAGCACGAGGGCGCCGATCCGGGCGGCGAGCGCGTGCCGGGACAGCCAGTCGAGGGCGATCGGATCGACGAGCGGCCGGGTGGCGCGGTGCGTGCCGAGCCATCCCGCGCCGACCACGAGCACCGCGGCCCCGCCGAGCAGGCCGAGGAGTCCGATGAGGACGGTCAGGACGCGTTCCGTGCCGGTGGACCGGCCGAGTGCCTTGGCGGAGACCGAACGGGTCATCGGCGGTCCTTCGGGGAGTCGACGACGACCGACACCTTCGGCCGCCGCACCAGCGGGACGTCTTCGAGCAGACCGGAGACCGTCTTCAGCAGCCGCGGTCGCAGCTCGCCTTCGGTTTCCAGCCTGCTCGTCGCGCGGACACGGATCTTCTTGGCGGTGGTGGTGACCTTCGCGCCCGCGACGTTTTCCTGCGCGCGCACGGTCACGCCCACCAGCCGCGCCAGCGAACGCGGCGAGGTGGTCACGCTGACCTCGGTCGCCGGATCGGTCAGCCGGATGGCGCGCCGCCCGGCCGCGGCCGCGGCCACGATCAGCAGCAGCCCCACGACCGCGACGGCGATCGCGAGGTAGTGGACCGGGGGAGCGTTCCAGGACAGTCCCGCGAGCCTGTCACGCCAGTCGTCCCACGGGACGAACAGCGGCCCACGCCCCGGCCGCCACCAGCCCCAGCCGACCTCAAGCGCCAGCAGGACCCCGGCGGCGG encodes the following:
- a CDS encoding DUF6286 domain-containing protein, producing the protein MRLFVRLLSALIGLALAAAGVLLALEVGWGWWRPGRGPLFVPWDDWRDRLAGLSWNAPPVHYLAIAVAVVGLLLIVAAAAAGRRAIRLTDPATEVSVTTSPRSLARLVGVTVRAQENVAGAKVTTTAKKIRVRATSRLETEGELRPRLLKTVSGLLEDVPLVRRPKVSVVVDSPKDRR
- a CDS encoding alkaline shock response membrane anchor protein AmaP, translated to MTRSVSAKALGRSTGTERVLTVLIGLLGLLGGAAVLVVGAGWLGTHRATRPLVDPIALDWLSRHALAARIGALVLGVLLLWLGLWWFFRSLRPEGRPDLELDEDLVVTSSAISEAVRVDAETVEGVGRARVRAVGDKENPALRITLWLREGTDLKRVWEQLDRTVLVRARESLGVEVLPTAVRIELDTTAPQRVR